Part of the Alphaproteobacteria bacterium genome, GTCACCCAGAAAGGCGTCGAACGCGATGCCTTCAATGAGCGGGGCCACGCCGATGGTGTCATAGCGATTTCCCGGCAGCAACTCGAAGCGCACGAGGTTTCCCAAGGCATCACAAAGCGCGAGAATCTTGGTCGTCCAGCCCCCCTTGGACTTGCCTATAGCCTGATTTTGAGTCCCCCTTTTGCGCCGTGGCCGTGACGGTGAACCTTGACGATTGTGGCATCGACCATGGCGTATTCCATGTCCGGATCGCCCGACAATGCCGCGAAAATACGCGCAAAAACGTCTGCTTTGACCCAGTCACGATATCGCCGGAATGCCGTGTTCCACTTGCCGAATTCGCGAGGCAGGTCACGCCAGGGGCTCCCTGTTCGGGCAATCCACAATA contains:
- a CDS encoding IS5 family transposase (programmed frameshift), with product MTRLCLTDRQWSLIEPLCLGKPGDPGRSGTDNRMFIEGVLWIARTGSPWRDLPREFGKWNTAFRRYRDWVKADVFARIFAALSGDPDMEYAMVDATIVKVHRHGHGAKGGPQNQAIGKSKGGWTTKILALCDALGNLVRFELLPGNRYDTIGVAPLIEGIAFDAFLGDKAFDANWIIEELNQRGAKVVISQRPQRINPINIDLEMYKWRHLIENFFCKLKEFKRIAMRACKTDQSFTALIQLCSAVINSR